The Marivirga salinae DNA window ATGTTCAACATCAGCATTTTTATGATATAAAATCCTATTTGCCTGAAAATAGCAGTCTGATATTCAACAATACTAAAGTAATCCCTGCTCGAATTCATTTTCAAAAGCAAAGTGGGGCTAAAATTGAGATATTCTTGCTTTCTCCATTGCATCCAACTCCAGAAGTAGCACAAGCTATGTTAGTGAAAAATAAATGTGTTTGGCATTGCATGGTGGGCAATCGTAAAAGGTGGAAAACCCAAGACCAGCTAGAAAGGTTTTTTGAAACGGATTACGGGAAAATTAAAGTAACTGCTACTTATGCGGATCATGAGCAAAATCATATCCAATTCAAATGGGATAATGAAGCAGTACCATTTGTAGAAATAGTGGAGTTAATGGGAACTACTCCTCTTCCACCTTATTTAAATAGATCGGCAACGGAAAAAGATAAACCACGCTACCAAACTGTTTATTCTAAAAATGAAGGGGCTGTTGCTGCTCCTACTGCTGGTTTACATTTTACAGATGCTATATTAAAAGACATTCAACAATCTCACCCTATTCATGAACTCACTTTGCATGTTGGAGCAGGAACTTTCCAGCCCATAAAGGCAGAAAATGTATTAGAGCATGATATGCATTGCGAGCAAATCCAAATCGAAAAATCCACTATTGAATTTTTAGCTAAAAACCATAATCCAATTATCGCTGTGGGTACTACTTCCATTAGAAGTTTGGAAAGTGCCTATTGGTTTGGGGTCCAATTAATTAATAAGGAAACCAATACCTTTCATATCAAAAAACTTTATCCTTATGAAAAAGGATTTGAAAATTTACCTAGCAGAAAAGAAAGTTTCCATGCCATTTTGGATTTCATGGAAACAGAGAATCTCGACAGTTTACATGGCGACACTGAGATTTTTATTTTCCCAGGTTATGAATTTCAGGTGGTCAATGGATTAATCACCAATTTCCATCAACCGGAATCTACCTTGATTTTATTGATTGCCGCATTTATAGGAGATGATTGGAAAAAAGTTTATGATGAAGCCTTAAAAAACAGCTATAGGTTTCTGTCTTATGGAGATTCTTCCTTATTATTACCTTAAATCAATATTTTCGATTTATGGAATCATTTGAAACTGGAATTAAAGACTTTTGGTCAAAACTAAATGAATTACTCAATGTAGTGATATTTGATATTAAAGGAAGTGATTTTACATTGCTCACGCTTCTTTTTATTATAATCTCTAGTATCCTATTAGTCTTTATATCAAAAAGACTCAGCAAGTTATTAGTTAGAAGAGTTTTAAATAGATACATCAAAGACACAGGAGTTTCGGATTCCATCGGGACTATCTTTAGGTATTCGGTAATCGTGATCGGATTCATTACCATTTTTCAGTCTGCTGGATTTGATTTAAGCACATTAGGTTTATTAGCTGGTGCGTTAGGTGTTGGTATTGGATTTGGTTTGCAAAATGTTACAAATAATTTCATTTCAGGAATCATTATACTTTTTGAGCGCCCAATTAAAGTTGGGGATAGAATTGAAGTTGGGGATATTAATGGAGATGTTTATTCTATATCCATGCGATCCACTACCGTCATCACTAATGACAATATTTCAGTGATTGTTCCTAATTCGGAATTCATCAATAGTCAGGTGATTAACTGGAGCCATAATGATAGAAGGGTTCGCTTCAAAATTCCGATCGGGGTTTCGTATAATGAAGACCCTGAAAAAGTACGAAAATTAGTTATAGGTGTGGCCAGAGATCATCCTGGAGTCTTGGATGAACCTGCACCTGATTTATGGTTCGAAGGCTATGGCGATTCTTCATTAGACTTTAACCTTACTATATGGACTTCAGACTTTATTCAAAGACCAGGTGTACTTAAAAGTCAATTATACTATGCAGTATTTAAGAAATTTGCGGAACATAAAATTGAAATTCCTTTCCCTCAAAGAGATTTACATTTAAAATCAGGATGGGAAAAGAAAATTGACAAAATATAAGTTAAAATAGTATCAGTATGGGTTAATTTAAGCATATTAATAACTTAATAAAGTCCTCAATATTGATAACTGAAATTGCTTAACAATAATTAGAATTTAATACCAATACCTCACCATGGATAAATATTTCATCATCGATTTTGACAGTACGCTTACCAGAGTAGAAGCAATGGATTTATTGGCTTCCATTTCACTTCAGGGCTTACCTCAAAAGGCTGCTGCAGAAGCACGAATTAAGGAATTAACCGATTTGGGAATGAATGGTGAGATTTCATTTCGTGATTCTTTAAAAGAAAGATTATTGCTATTAGAAGCAAAAGAATCCCATCTCCCACCATTGATTGAATTATTGAAAAAACAAGTTTCAATTTCTTTTCAGC harbors:
- a CDS encoding S-adenosylmethionine:tRNA ribosyltransferase-isomerase; translation: MNLLEKASQIDLKKYQYELPEEKIAKFPLEKRDHSQLLVYRKGNVQHQHFYDIKSYLPENSSLIFNNTKVIPARIHFQKQSGAKIEIFLLSPLHPTPEVAQAMLVKNKCVWHCMVGNRKRWKTQDQLERFFETDYGKIKVTATYADHEQNHIQFKWDNEAVPFVEIVELMGTTPLPPYLNRSATEKDKPRYQTVYSKNEGAVAAPTAGLHFTDAILKDIQQSHPIHELTLHVGAGTFQPIKAENVLEHDMHCEQIQIEKSTIEFLAKNHNPIIAVGTTSIRSLESAYWFGVQLINKETNTFHIKKLYPYEKGFENLPSRKESFHAILDFMETENLDSLHGDTEIFIFPGYEFQVVNGLITNFHQPESTLILLIAAFIGDDWKKVYDEALKNSYRFLSYGDSSLLLP
- a CDS encoding mechanosensitive ion channel family protein, with the protein product MESFETGIKDFWSKLNELLNVVIFDIKGSDFTLLTLLFIIISSILLVFISKRLSKLLVRRVLNRYIKDTGVSDSIGTIFRYSVIVIGFITIFQSAGFDLSTLGLLAGALGVGIGFGLQNVTNNFISGIIILFERPIKVGDRIEVGDINGDVYSISMRSTTVITNDNISVIVPNSEFINSQVINWSHNDRRVRFKIPIGVSYNEDPEKVRKLVIGVARDHPGVLDEPAPDLWFEGYGDSSLDFNLTIWTSDFIQRPGVLKSQLYYAVFKKFAEHKIEIPFPQRDLHLKSGWEKKIDKI